Proteins encoded in a region of the Spiroplasma endosymbiont of Amphimallon solstitiale genome:
- a CDS encoding Mbov_0401 family ICE element transposase-like protein has translation MSFNYLWTLNEATKRMYQSFRDDVKNQWEKTDWRILKERDRKYIPVKIKTRTRNTINGLVTYKCRDYKYYDEQLKKWVPICLLDEKLQLPKYKRTCQDIKNNVIEHFADGKKYRDILHTMKQTKFSTTSIGRVFQEYQVNKLDVPKIKLEPNQFIYISIDDGHRKFWKFKRNSGKYSMRLVLFCTDNINHKLVNKRVDVIIRPTKTAIGVKKTAEFILEQGNRFFENFDQAKIIICGDSAEWIKDVADYLGAQFVLDKFHLVKKLYVGIIAGNKGKYWNEYNTCRNFIENCQYDELIKYMNEILKNHKKLKKQYFKNNKQGIENQGAKWNIGTFAESNIWYILKEMLGNRTYSINIYIKMVIFKCNLVNSKT, from the coding sequence ATGAGTTTTAATTACTTATGAACTTTAAATGAAGCAACTAAAAGAATGTATCAATCATTTAGAGATGATGTAAAAAATCAATGAGAAAAAACAGATTGAAGAATCTTAAAAGAAAGAGATAGAAAATATATCCCCGTTAAAATTAAAACAAGAACTAGAAATACTATCAATGGTCTTGTTACTTATAAATGTCGTGATTATAAATATTATGATGAACAATTAAAAAAATGAGTTCCTATTTGTTTATTAGATGAAAAATTGCAATTACCTAAATACAAAAGGACTTGTCAAGATATCAAAAATAATGTTATTGAACATTTTGCAGATGGAAAAAAATATCGTGATATTTTACATACTATGAAACAAACAAAATTTAGTACAACAAGTATTGGAAGAGTATTTCAAGAATATCAAGTCAATAAATTAGATGTTCCTAAAATAAAATTAGAACCAAATCAATTTATTTATATTAGTATTGATGATGGACATCGTAAGTTTTGAAAATTTAAACGTAATTCTGGTAAATATTCAATGCGCTTAGTATTATTTTGTACAGATAATATTAATCATAAATTAGTTAATAAAAGAGTAGATGTAATAATAAGACCAACAAAAACAGCAATTGGTGTTAAAAAAACTGCTGAATTTATTTTAGAACAAGGAAATAGATTTTTTGAAAATTTTGACCAAGCAAAAATTATTATTTGTGGTGATAGTGCAGAATGAATTAAAGATGTTGCTGATTATTTAGGTGCACAATTTGTTTTAGATAAATTCCATTTAGTTAAAAAGTTATATGTAGGAATAATTGCTGGAAATAAAGGAAAATATTGAAACGAATATAATACTTGTAGAAATTTTATTGAAAATTGTCAATATGATGAGTTAATAAAATATATGAATGAAATATTAAAAAATCATAAAAAATTAAAAAAACAATATTTTAAAAATAATAAACAAGGAATTGAAAATCAAGGTGCTAAATGAAATATAGGTACTTTTGCTGAAAGTAATATTTGATATATTTTAAAAGAAATGCTTGGTAATAGAACATATAGTATAAATATTTATATTAAAATGGTTA